Proteins from a single region of Limosilactobacillus fermentum:
- the rplQ gene encoding 50S ribosomal protein L17 has translation MSYRKLGRTSSQRKALLRDLTTSLIVNGSITTTEPRAKEVRKTMDQMITLAKKGDLASRRKAAAFVRNVVADVKEDGDDIKIQSALQNLFEDIAPKYADRNGGYTRILKTMPRRGDGAKMVILELV, from the coding sequence ATGAGTTACCGTAAATTGGGACGGACCAGTTCACAACGGAAGGCTTTATTACGTGATTTGACGACGAGCCTCATCGTTAATGGTTCTATCACCACCACTGAACCACGCGCGAAGGAAGTTCGCAAGACCATGGATCAAATGATCACCCTGGCCAAGAAGGGCGACCTTGCTTCCCGCCGGAAGGCTGCTGCCTTTGTCCGGAACGTCGTTGCTGACGTTAAGGAAGATGGCGATGACATCAAGATCCAATCCGCTTTGCAAAACCTGTTTGAGGACATTGCACCGAAGTACGCTGACCGTAACGGTGGTTACACTCGGATCCTCAAGACCATGCCGCGGCGTGGGGACGGTGCCAAGATGGTTATCTTGGAACTTGTCTAA
- a CDS encoding energy-coupling factor transporter ATPase codes for MIEVKNATFTYPGSEAPALEGVSFSVPAGRWLAIVGHNGSGKSTLARLIDGLLPLAAGEITVDGLPVTVDNLTAVHQRVAFVFQNPDNQFVGTTVADDVAFGLENQRLPRAEMQERVDQALAQVEMTAFADREPAQLSGGQKQRVALAGALALHPKVLIVDEVTAMLDPEGKEQIMTLLKRLHQTGNLTILSITHDTEEARLADQMIMIDGGRLVVDGDPKELMQDRQLMETHQLAPTFLVTLKEALATRGIAIPREISTEDEMVKWIWQKLSSIK; via the coding sequence ATGATTGAAGTAAAAAACGCCACCTTTACCTACCCCGGTAGTGAGGCGCCGGCGCTAGAGGGGGTTAGCTTCTCGGTTCCGGCTGGGCGGTGGTTAGCGATCGTGGGGCACAACGGCTCCGGCAAGTCCACCTTGGCCCGCTTAATTGATGGCTTGTTGCCGTTGGCGGCCGGGGAGATTACCGTCGATGGGCTACCGGTAACGGTGGATAACTTAACTGCCGTTCACCAACGGGTGGCTTTTGTCTTTCAAAACCCAGATAATCAATTTGTTGGGACCACCGTAGCCGATGACGTTGCCTTTGGACTTGAAAACCAGCGTCTTCCCCGGGCTGAAATGCAAGAACGGGTTGATCAGGCCCTAGCGCAAGTCGAGATGACAGCCTTTGCTGACCGGGAGCCCGCCCAGTTATCGGGGGGACAAAAGCAGCGGGTGGCCCTGGCCGGCGCCTTGGCCCTGCACCCGAAGGTCTTAATCGTTGATGAAGTAACAGCAATGCTTGATCCGGAAGGAAAAGAGCAGATCATGACCCTGCTAAAACGACTGCACCAAACCGGAAACCTAACCATTCTTTCAATTACTCACGACACCGAAGAGGCCCGCTTGGCTGACCAGATGATTATGATCGACGGGGGACGGTTAGTGGTCGATGGCGACCCCAAAGAATTGATGCAGGATCGTCAGTTGATGGAAACCCATCAACTGGCCCCCACCTTTTTAGTGACCCTCAAGGAGGCGTTGGCGACCCGGGGGATCGCCATTCCAAGGGAGATTAGTACGGAAGACGAAATGGTGAAGTGGATATGGCAGAAGTTAAGTTCAATCAAGTAG